Proteins encoded within one genomic window of Lysinibacillus sphaericus:
- a CDS encoding methyl-accepting chemotaxis protein, which produces MSVGKKLSFGFFSIILILFMSLLILFNQFSNIEKKVEAALEDRVSQVELSDSIQFEMAMQGLFIRAMFIEDTASNKDSLIKHAGLLDEHVAEIAKKADSPEMVEYAKELDTYNDAFNKAADRALALHDEGKLDEALKIVNSDAQQANRGLLEVSNKVVDYQKTQLENITAESKEAVKNSQIISIIAIIIGVALGIFLMLYVHRKVTTPLKSVVAAANNIANGELYHQDITNHSKDEIGQLAIAFNTMKSNLSNLMTHIQNNSEHLTGAAEELTASTEEVSATTEEVSSRIHETAAAAETATIAAKESAAAMDETATGVQRIAEATQQLHHSAIATSETANTGNNIIEEAQQQMNVINDSTQLINTLVQKLSKQSVEISNITEVITAITDQTNLLALNAAIEAARAGEHGKGFAVVADEVRKLAEESKQSANKIVALTQDIQQDTKNVEKAVVDGLHSVNDGVKMIGEAGIAFESIVQAITSMSDQIEDISATSEEISASAEQVAASVAEIAYGASASADNTKIIAEAMKEQAATIQQVNFVATELSEKSLELQNQIHQFKL; this is translated from the coding sequence ATGTCTGTTGGCAAAAAATTAAGCTTCGGTTTTTTCTCAATTATTTTGATCTTATTTATGTCTTTGCTTATTTTGTTCAACCAATTTTCCAATATTGAGAAGAAAGTTGAAGCTGCATTAGAAGACCGCGTTTCCCAAGTAGAACTGTCAGATAGTATTCAATTTGAAATGGCGATGCAAGGTCTTTTTATTCGCGCAATGTTTATAGAAGATACAGCAAGTAATAAGGATAGTTTAATTAAACACGCTGGATTGTTAGATGAGCACGTTGCCGAAATTGCAAAAAAAGCAGATTCGCCCGAAATGGTTGAATATGCCAAAGAACTTGATACATATAACGATGCTTTTAACAAAGCAGCTGATCGTGCTTTAGCTTTACATGATGAAGGAAAATTAGATGAGGCGTTAAAAATAGTCAATAGTGATGCACAACAAGCAAACCGAGGACTACTAGAAGTCTCAAATAAAGTTGTCGATTACCAAAAAACACAGCTAGAGAATATTACAGCAGAATCTAAAGAAGCAGTGAAAAATTCACAAATCATTTCGATTATCGCGATTATTATTGGTGTAGCACTTGGCATATTCTTAATGCTTTATGTACATCGCAAAGTTACTACCCCTTTAAAATCAGTTGTAGCCGCTGCCAACAACATTGCAAACGGTGAATTATATCATCAAGATATTACCAACCACTCTAAAGATGAAATTGGACAACTGGCGATAGCCTTTAATACGATGAAAAGTAACTTAAGTAATTTAATGACACATATTCAAAATAACTCAGAACATTTAACAGGCGCAGCCGAGGAGTTAACGGCTTCTACTGAAGAAGTTTCTGCTACAACAGAAGAAGTTTCTTCACGCATTCATGAAACCGCCGCCGCGGCCGAAACCGCAACAATTGCTGCAAAGGAAAGTGCTGCCGCAATGGATGAAACAGCTACAGGTGTACAACGTATTGCAGAAGCAACACAACAGCTTCACCATAGCGCCATCGCTACATCAGAAACAGCCAATACAGGGAACAATATAATAGAAGAAGCCCAACAGCAAATGAATGTAATCAATGATTCTACTCAACTTATTAACACACTCGTTCAAAAACTAAGTAAACAATCAGTAGAAATCAGCAATATTACAGAAGTTATTACAGCAATTACAGATCAAACCAACCTGCTCGCTCTAAATGCCGCTATCGAAGCAGCACGCGCAGGTGAACACGGGAAAGGCTTTGCTGTTGTAGCAGATGAGGTGCGCAAGCTAGCCGAAGAATCAAAACAATCCGCTAATAAAATTGTCGCTTTAACACAAGATATTCAGCAAGATACTAAAAATGTAGAAAAAGCAGTAGTCGACGGTCTTCATTCTGTAAATGATGGTGTTAAAATGATTGGAGAGGCAGGCATTGCTTTCGAATCCATTGTCCAAGCAATTACGTCGATGTCCGATCAAATTGAAGATATTTCGGCAACATCAGAAGAAATATCTGCCAGCGCTGAACAAGTAGCCGCATCAGTTGCTGAAATTGCTTACGGCGCTTCAGCAAGTGCGGATAATACAAAGATTATTGCCGAAGCTATGAAAGAACAAGCAGCTACAATTCAACAAGTAAACTTCGTTGCAACAGAATTAAGCGAGAAATCTTTAGAATTACAAAATCAGATTCACCAATTTAAGTTATAA
- a CDS encoding peptide ABC transporter substrate-binding protein gives MNKNKKFLLLTVLAVFSLVLAACGFGGDSSDKAKDDKKDSGSSETAKELNLVIPSEPPSLHPQLATDSTSSAILINVFEGLTRADADGQPQPAMAEKWDVSEDGLTYTFHLRDAKWTNGDPVVAGDFEYAWKWALNPENLSEYASVFYPIKGAEAYNTGAGSVDEVGIKAEDEKTLVVTLANPTAYFLELTAFKTYSPINQKVVEGKDDWYAEAGENYVTNGPYTLDTWKHSDSIVLKKNDGYWDAANVAVNTVNIGMVENEATAVTMFKNGEIDYLGSPYQTVALDAIDGFKADKSLNIDDYAAIYWYKFNTTDKVTGNANIRKALTLAIDRQGLIDNVTKGEQKPALGMVPSAISGFEEDRGYYKDNDVEGAKAALEAGMKELGIKDAKDIKINLSFNTSEAHASIAQYIQEGWSKNLGITVSLDNSEWQVYLEKLNVLDYQIGRMGWIADYNDPYTFLEMYDTAKNGNNDTGWENPKYKELLKQSVAEVDTAKRLELLKEAEAIAVSEFPVAPIYYYTNLSVKQKYVKNMGSDRLGIIQLKNVDLDAK, from the coding sequence ATGAATAAGAACAAAAAGTTTTTATTACTAACTGTCCTTGCAGTATTTTCATTAGTACTTGCTGCATGTGGCTTTGGTGGAGATTCGTCTGACAAAGCAAAAGACGATAAAAAAGATTCTGGTTCATCAGAAACAGCAAAAGAGCTGAACTTAGTAATACCTTCTGAGCCACCATCTTTACACCCACAACTTGCAACAGATTCTACATCTAGTGCAATCTTAATTAACGTATTTGAAGGTCTAACTCGTGCAGACGCTGATGGACAACCACAGCCAGCTATGGCTGAGAAATGGGATGTAAGTGAAGATGGTTTAACTTACACATTCCACTTACGCGATGCAAAATGGACAAACGGAGATCCAGTAGTTGCTGGCGACTTCGAATATGCTTGGAAATGGGCTTTAAATCCAGAAAACCTATCTGAATATGCTTCTGTATTCTACCCAATTAAAGGTGCTGAAGCTTACAATACAGGTGCTGGTTCTGTTGATGAAGTAGGAATTAAAGCTGAAGATGAAAAAACATTAGTTGTTACTTTAGCAAACCCAACTGCTTACTTCTTAGAGTTAACTGCATTCAAAACTTACTCACCAATCAACCAAAAAGTGGTTGAAGGTAAAGATGATTGGTACGCTGAAGCTGGTGAAAACTACGTAACAAACGGACCATACACATTAGATACTTGGAAACACAGTGATTCAATCGTGCTTAAGAAAAACGACGGTTACTGGGATGCTGCAAACGTAGCAGTTAATACAGTAAACATCGGTATGGTTGAAAACGAAGCAACTGCTGTAACAATGTTCAAAAATGGAGAAATTGATTACTTAGGTTCTCCATACCAAACAGTAGCACTTGATGCTATTGATGGATTCAAAGCTGACAAGTCATTAAATATTGATGACTATGCTGCTATCTATTGGTACAAATTCAACACAACAGATAAAGTTACTGGAAACGCTAACATCCGTAAAGCGTTAACATTAGCAATCGACCGTCAAGGCTTAATTGACAACGTAACTAAAGGTGAACAAAAACCTGCATTAGGTATGGTTCCATCTGCAATCAGTGGTTTTGAAGAAGACCGCGGTTACTACAAAGATAACGATGTTGAAGGTGCTAAAGCAGCACTTGAAGCTGGTATGAAAGAACTTGGTATTAAAGACGCTAAAGATATCAAAATCAACTTATCATTCAATACAAGTGAAGCACACGCTTCTATCGCTCAATACATCCAAGAAGGATGGAGCAAAAACCTTGGAATTACTGTAAGTCTTGATAACTCAGAATGGCAAGTTTACTTAGAAAAACTTAACGTTCTTGACTATCAAATCGGTCGTATGGGCTGGATTGCAGACTACAACGATCCTTACACATTCTTAGAAATGTACGATACTGCTAAAAACGGTAACAACGATACTGGTTGGGAAAATCCGAAGTACAAAGAATTGTTAAAACAATCAGTTGCAGAAGTAGATACAGCTAAACGTCTTGAGCTATTAAAAGAAGCTGAAGCTATCGCAGTTTCAGAATTCCCAGTTGCGCCAATCTACTACTACACAAACCTTTCAGTAAAACAAAAGTATGTTAAAAACATGGGATCAGATAGACTTGGTATCATCCAACTTAAAAACGTTGATTTAGACGCTAAATAA
- a CDS encoding ABC transporter permease, whose product MINYILKRLMYILLALFVIVTATFFLMRLAPGSPFASERNFPPQIEEKLNETYGLNNPWYIQYKDYLIDTASFNFGESMKYKARSTNDMINESFPVSLTLGIEAMLLAVGFGVLIGVVSALYHNKWPDYLATSFAVLGISVPSFILAGLMQYFLAFKLGWFPVSGWKGFVYSILPALAIAFSHMGFIAKLTRSSMLEQNSSDYVKMARAKGIGKWTVVFRHTLRNALLPVITYLGPLTAGVVTGSFIVENIFAIPGLGKHFVQSITNRDYTVIMGTTVFYSIILLFAVLIVDILYSFIDPRIKLKGAKK is encoded by the coding sequence GTGATTAATTATATTTTGAAAAGGCTGATGTATATACTTCTCGCGCTTTTCGTCATCGTAACGGCTACGTTTTTCTTAATGCGTCTTGCTCCAGGTAGTCCTTTTGCAAGTGAACGTAATTTCCCTCCGCAAATCGAGGAAAAGTTAAACGAAACGTATGGATTAAATAACCCTTGGTATATTCAATATAAAGATTATTTAATCGATACGGCCTCATTTAATTTCGGTGAGTCTATGAAGTATAAAGCGCGTTCTACAAATGACATGATTAATGAGAGCTTCCCTGTTTCGTTAACTCTTGGGATTGAAGCTATGCTATTGGCGGTTGGATTCGGTGTATTAATAGGCGTAGTTTCAGCGCTTTATCATAATAAGTGGCCGGATTATTTGGCAACGTCCTTTGCGGTGCTCGGAATATCGGTACCATCGTTTATTTTGGCAGGTTTAATGCAGTATTTCTTAGCCTTTAAATTAGGCTGGTTCCCTGTTAGTGGATGGAAAGGTTTCGTCTATAGTATCTTACCTGCCCTTGCTATTGCGTTCTCACATATGGGCTTTATCGCTAAACTAACACGTTCTAGTATGCTTGAACAAAACAGCAGTGATTATGTAAAAATGGCTCGTGCGAAAGGGATTGGCAAATGGACAGTCGTTTTCCGCCATACTTTACGTAATGCCCTTCTACCAGTTATCACGTACCTTGGTCCATTAACAGCTGGTGTTGTAACAGGTAGTTTTATCGTTGAAAATATATTCGCAATCCCTGGTCTAGGTAAACACTTTGTACAAAGTATTACAAACCGTGATTACACAGTTATCATGGGAACGACAGTGTTCTATTCAATCATCCTTTTATTTGCGGTATTAATTGTCGATATTTTATATAGCTTTATTGATCCGCGAATTAAGTTGAAGGGAGCGAAAAAGTAA
- a CDS encoding ABC transporter permease — MTQQPINKDMFKIVGGNHEATDKLADKSVSFWKEVFIRFSHNKMAIFGLVTLIIIILMAIFAPMLSQYKYSDQLGVFNSPPSAEFWFGTDDLGRDIFVRIWAGARISLFIGITAAVIDLIIGVLWGSISGLAGGRVDNIMMRIADVLTAVPYLLVVIVLLVVLQPGLFPMIIALSITGWINMARIVRGEVLSIKNQEYVLAARTLGASTGHLILKHLIPNALGAILVTMTLTIPSAIFTESFLSYLGLGVPAPHASWGTMASDGNKAIANAPWRLIFPAVFISLTIFAFNAIGDGLRDALDPKLRK, encoded by the coding sequence ATGACGCAACAACCGATTAACAAAGATATGTTTAAAATTGTCGGTGGAAATCATGAAGCAACTGATAAATTAGCTGATAAATCCGTTTCCTTCTGGAAGGAAGTATTTATTCGTTTTTCACATAACAAGATGGCGATTTTTGGTTTAGTCACTTTAATCATCATTATTTTAATGGCGATTTTTGCACCGATGCTTTCACAATATAAATACAGCGATCAACTTGGTGTTTTCAACTCTCCACCATCTGCAGAATTTTGGTTTGGGACAGATGATTTAGGTCGTGATATTTTCGTACGTATTTGGGCAGGTGCTCGTATTTCCTTATTTATCGGGATTACAGCGGCGGTTATTGACTTAATTATCGGCGTTCTTTGGGGAAGTATTTCAGGTTTAGCTGGTGGTCGCGTTGATAATATTATGATGCGTATTGCCGACGTATTAACTGCGGTTCCTTACCTATTAGTTGTAATCGTATTATTAGTTGTTTTACAACCAGGTCTATTCCCTATGATTATCGCCCTTTCGATTACAGGTTGGATTAACATGGCTCGTATCGTCCGTGGTGAAGTATTATCGATTAAAAATCAAGAATATGTACTTGCTGCACGTACTTTAGGTGCTAGCACAGGGCATTTAATTTTAAAACATTTAATTCCAAATGCGCTTGGTGCAATTTTAGTAACAATGACATTAACAATTCCATCTGCTATTTTCACGGAATCGTTCTTAAGTTACCTTGGACTTGGTGTCCCTGCTCCACACGCTTCATGGGGTACAATGGCATCTGACGGAAATAAAGCGATTGCTAACGCTCCGTGGCGCTTAATTTTCCCAGCAGTATTTATCTCGCTAACAATCTTTGCGTTTAATGCTATTGGTGATGGCTTACGAGATGCACTAGATCCAAAACTACGTAAATAA
- a CDS encoding ABC transporter ATP-binding protein: MSKTILEVKDLKINFKTYAGLVHAVRGVNFDLKEGETLAIVGESGSGKSVTSNALMKLIPQPPGIYESGQILFNGRDLIPLSEKEMSKVRGNEIAMIFQDPMTSLNPTMKVGRQITEVILQHKKVSKDAAKKRAIELLTQVGIPFPEKRYNQYPHEFSGGMRQRVVIAIALAADPKLLIADEPTTALDVTIQAQILELMKEIQKNSKTSIIFITHDLGVVANVADRVAVMYAGQIVEYGTVDDIFYNPKHPYTWGLLGSMPDLDSNEDELLRTIPGSPPDLTNPPKGDAFAARNEFAMAIDYEQEPPMFKVSDTHYAKTWLLHPDAPKIPLPDAVAKRIEGFIAKEEEFND, from the coding sequence ATGAGTAAAACAATTTTAGAAGTAAAAGATTTAAAAATTAACTTTAAAACTTATGCTGGACTTGTCCATGCTGTTCGTGGTGTAAACTTCGATTTAAAAGAAGGTGAAACGCTAGCGATCGTTGGTGAATCTGGTTCTGGTAAGAGTGTTACGAGTAACGCCTTAATGAAATTAATTCCACAGCCACCTGGTATTTATGAGTCAGGACAAATTTTATTCAATGGCCGTGATTTAATTCCACTTAGTGAAAAAGAAATGTCAAAAGTGCGCGGAAATGAAATTGCTATGATTTTCCAAGATCCGATGACAAGTTTGAACCCAACGATGAAGGTCGGACGTCAAATTACTGAAGTAATTTTACAACATAAAAAAGTTTCAAAAGATGCGGCGAAAAAACGCGCGATTGAACTTTTAACGCAAGTAGGTATTCCATTCCCTGAAAAACGTTATAACCAATATCCACATGAATTTTCAGGCGGGATGCGCCAACGTGTTGTAATCGCTATTGCACTTGCGGCAGATCCGAAGTTGTTAATTGCCGATGAGCCTACAACAGCATTAGACGTAACTATTCAAGCACAAATTTTAGAATTAATGAAAGAAATCCAAAAGAATTCTAAAACATCTATCATTTTCATTACCCACGACCTTGGTGTTGTGGCTAACGTTGCTGACCGTGTAGCCGTTATGTACGCTGGTCAAATCGTTGAATACGGTACAGTAGATGATATTTTCTATAATCCAAAACATCCTTATACTTGGGGATTACTTGGTTCTATGCCTGATTTAGATAGTAATGAGGACGAGCTATTACGTACGATTCCAGGTTCACCACCGGATCTTACAAATCCTCCAAAAGGTGATGCGTTTGCTGCTCGTAATGAATTTGCAATGGCCATTGACTATGAGCAAGAGCCACCAATGTTCAAAGTAAGCGACACACACTATGCAAAAACTTGGTTGTTGCATCCTGACGCGCCAAAAATTCCACTTCCAGATGCGGTTGCTAAACGTATTGAAGGCTTTATTGCGAAGGAGGAAGAATTCAATGACTAA
- a CDS encoding ABC transporter ATP-binding protein: MTKTGAKKILEVKNVKQYFGSPSNPIKAVDGISFDVYEGETLGLVGESGCGKSTTGRSIIRLYDITGGEIIFDGENVHGKKSKNELKNFNRQMQMIFQDPYASLNPRMTAGEIIGEAFDIHGLYKDKKARREKINQLLEAVGLNKEHANRYAHEFSGGQRQRIGIARALSLDPKFIIADEPISALDVSIQAQVVNLLKQLQKERGLTYLFIAHDLSMVKYISDRIAVMYRGKIMEIGKADDIYNHPVHPYTKSLLSAIPLPDPMSEKRRQRIPYTHTEVDESATYHEVGEQHYVYGTADLVKTWVGTK; the protein is encoded by the coding sequence ATGACTAAAACGGGTGCAAAAAAAATTCTTGAAGTTAAAAACGTAAAGCAATATTTCGGTTCACCAAGCAACCCTATTAAAGCTGTTGATGGTATTAGTTTTGATGTCTACGAAGGTGAAACACTTGGTCTTGTTGGTGAATCAGGCTGTGGTAAATCAACGACTGGTCGTTCAATCATTCGCCTCTATGATATTACAGGTGGCGAAATTATTTTCGACGGTGAAAACGTTCATGGTAAAAAATCTAAAAATGAATTAAAGAATTTTAATCGTCAAATGCAAATGATTTTCCAAGATCCATACGCATCGTTAAACCCGCGTATGACGGCTGGAGAAATCATTGGGGAAGCTTTCGATATTCACGGTTTGTATAAGGATAAGAAAGCACGTCGCGAAAAAATCAACCAATTGCTTGAAGCTGTTGGTTTAAACAAAGAGCACGCTAACCGTTATGCCCATGAATTCTCTGGTGGTCAACGTCAACGTATCGGTATCGCACGTGCGCTAAGCTTAGATCCTAAGTTTATCATTGCCGATGAACCTATCTCTGCACTTGACGTATCGATTCAAGCGCAAGTTGTAAACTTATTAAAACAACTACAAAAAGAACGTGGCTTAACGTATCTTTTCATTGCCCATGACCTTTCGATGGTTAAATATATCAGTGACCGTATCGCTGTTATGTACCGTGGTAAAATTATGGAAATTGGTAAAGCAGATGATATTTACAATCATCCTGTACACCCTTATACAAAATCATTATTATCAGCTATTCCGCTTCCAGACCCTATGTCAGAAAAGCGTCGTCAACGTATCCCTTATACACATACAGAAGTTGACGAAAGCGCCACATACCATGAAGTTGGCGAACAACATTATGTATATGGTACTGCTGACCTTGTGAAAACTTGGGTTGGCACTAAGTAA
- a CDS encoding oligopeptide ABC transporter substrate-binding protein, translating to MTKKSLTLSVIFIIMLLLAACSSTNKEQANESKGSNDKPTQIEDNKVDTSLLPTEVTNEGEAIAGGTLHVGLVSDSPFKGIFLAELSADATDSSITGYASNSLFEVDGDFLLTDEGIAKLEVDTDNKKVTITIQGDVKWSDGTPLTAEDLIYPYEIIAHPDYEGVRYDDDFRNIIGAEEYHDGKADTIAGIKKIDDKSIEIALKKVSPAIYSGGDGLWGYAAPKHQLASIAVKDLISSDAVRKNPITLGPFKFDHIVNGESVQFVANEHYYKGKPKIDKLIVQVVSTSTVGEAVKAGQFDIVSFPATQYDSIKNLSNISILGRPELSYSYLGFKLGKYDQEKGENIYDENAKMNDIQLRQAIAYAMDIESVTDKFYQGLRVRANSLIPPAFKTYYDDMLEGYHFDPEKAKQLLDAAGYKDIDGDGIREDKEGNKFIIRLAAMSGSDTDEAIVEYYRQNWKDVGLDVQLTTGRLIEFNNFYDKVQADDPEIDMYMAAWQTGSNPSPVGLYGKGAAFNFSRYVSDDLTKLLTDIDSEEALDQAYRAQAFRKWQEYMADKAMVVPMYFRTSIIAVNKRIKSYNIDRETGTEIQDLELIADEPIK from the coding sequence ATGACAAAAAAGTCGTTGACGTTATCCGTGATATTCATAATCATGTTGTTATTAGCTGCTTGCAGTAGCACGAATAAAGAGCAGGCAAACGAGTCCAAAGGCAGCAATGATAAACCAACACAAATAGAGGACAACAAAGTAGACACAAGTTTATTACCAACTGAAGTAACAAATGAGGGAGAAGCCATTGCAGGGGGGACACTACATGTAGGACTTGTATCGGACTCGCCGTTCAAGGGCATTTTCCTTGCTGAACTTTCTGCGGATGCTACGGATTCATCCATAACAGGTTATGCTTCAAATAGTCTATTTGAAGTCGATGGTGATTTTTTATTAACTGATGAGGGAATTGCCAAGTTAGAAGTAGACACTGACAATAAAAAAGTAACAATCACGATTCAAGGCGATGTGAAATGGTCGGATGGTACGCCATTAACGGCAGAGGATTTAATTTATCCATATGAGATTATCGCCCATCCCGATTATGAAGGTGTGCGCTATGATGATGATTTTCGAAATATTATAGGAGCTGAAGAATACCATGATGGCAAAGCAGATACGATAGCAGGTATTAAAAAAATAGATGACAAATCGATTGAAATCGCACTTAAAAAAGTGTCACCCGCTATTTATTCAGGAGGGGATGGCTTATGGGGCTATGCGGCACCAAAACATCAACTAGCCTCCATTGCAGTAAAAGATTTAATATCGTCTGATGCTGTACGCAAAAATCCAATTACACTTGGGCCATTTAAATTTGACCATATCGTCAATGGAGAGTCTGTGCAGTTTGTTGCCAATGAGCATTATTATAAAGGAAAGCCAAAAATTGATAAGCTGATTGTTCAAGTTGTTTCAACTTCAACTGTAGGTGAAGCTGTGAAGGCAGGGCAATTTGACATTGTTTCATTCCCTGCTACACAATACGATAGTATAAAAAATTTATCGAATATTTCTATATTAGGGCGCCCTGAGTTGTCATACAGTTACCTTGGTTTTAAATTAGGGAAATACGATCAAGAAAAGGGCGAAAACATTTATGATGAAAATGCAAAAATGAATGATATCCAATTACGTCAGGCAATTGCGTATGCAATGGATATTGAAAGTGTAACAGATAAATTTTATCAAGGTTTGCGAGTGCGTGCGAATTCATTAATACCGCCAGCTTTCAAAACTTACTATGATGACATGCTGGAAGGCTATCATTTTGATCCTGAAAAAGCAAAACAATTACTAGATGCAGCAGGCTATAAAGATATAGATGGTGACGGTATTCGTGAAGATAAAGAGGGCAATAAGTTTATCATTCGTTTAGCAGCAATGTCAGGCTCTGATACGGATGAAGCGATTGTCGAGTACTATCGTCAAAACTGGAAAGATGTTGGGCTTGATGTACAACTAACGACAGGCCGTTTAATTGAATTCAACAATTTCTACGATAAAGTACAAGCAGATGACCCGGAAATTGATATGTATATGGCTGCGTGGCAAACTGGCTCGAACCCATCACCAGTAGGATTGTATGGAAAAGGCGCAGCATTTAACTTTAGTCGCTACGTTTCGGATGATTTAACGAAGTTGTTAACTGATATTGACTCTGAAGAAGCGCTCGATCAAGCATATCGTGCACAAGCATTCCGTAAATGGCAAGAATATATGGCTGACAAGGCAATGGTAGTTCCTATGTATTTCCGTACTTCAATTATTGCGGTCAATAAACGAATAAAAAGCTATAATATTGATCGTGAAACAGGTACAGAGATTCAAGATCTTGAATTGATAGCTGATGAGCCAATAAAATAA
- a CDS encoding oligopeptide ABC transporter substrate-binding protein: MTKKWLITVVTLTILLLLTACKSSDKEQASEAKDGNDKPAQTEDNKVDTSTLPFEVTNEGDAVQDGTLHVGLVTDSPFKGVFSWEYYSDVYDAEIMAYATNSLFVLDEDFLITDKGIAKLDVDAANKKVLITIQGDVKWSDGTPLTADDLIYPYEIIGHPDYEGVRYDDDFKNIIGADEYHDGKANTIAGIKKIDDKSIEIALKKVSPAIYSGGDGLWGYAAPKHQLASIAVKDLISSDAVRKNPITLGPFKFDNIVNGESVQFVANEHYYKGKPKIEKVVVQVVPSTSVGEALKTGKFDLTSEFRANQYDSIKNLTNISILGRPELSYSYLGFKLGHYDQEKGENVYDEKAKMNDADLRKAIAYAMDIETVTDKFYQGLRVRANSLIPPAFKSYYDDTLEGYYYNPEKAKELLDAAGYKDTDGDGIREDKDGNKFAIRLAAIAGSDTDEAIVEYYRQNWRDVGLDVQLTTGRLLEFNNFYDKVQADDPEIDMYMAAWGTGTNPSPAGLYSKGATFNYSRYVSDDLTKLLNNIDSEAALDAHYRAQAFRAWQVYMNDKAMVIPMYFRTEIIPVNKRIKHYTIQYGNTTEQQNIELLAETPLK, translated from the coding sequence ATGACAAAAAAGTGGTTGATAACTGTCGTGACGTTGACAATCCTATTGCTATTAACTGCCTGTAAAAGCTCCGATAAAGAGCAAGCAAGCGAAGCAAAAGATGGCAATGATAAACCAGCACAAACAGAAGATAACAAAGTAGATACAAGTACACTTCCATTTGAAGTAACGAACGAAGGGGATGCTGTGCAAGATGGCACATTACATGTTGGGCTTGTGACAGATTCTCCGTTCAAAGGCGTTTTCTCATGGGAGTATTACTCTGATGTTTATGACGCAGAAATCATGGCTTACGCAACAAATAGCTTATTTGTATTAGATGAAGACTTTTTAATCACCGATAAAGGAATAGCTAAATTAGATGTCGATGCTGCCAATAAAAAGGTGCTTATTACAATACAGGGCGATGTAAAATGGTCGGATGGCACACCATTAACGGCAGATGACTTAATCTATCCGTATGAAATTATTGGTCATCCAGATTATGAAGGCGTGCGCTATGATGATGATTTTAAAAATATTATAGGGGCTGATGAGTACCATGATGGCAAAGCAAATACGATAGCAGGCATTAAAAAAATAGATGATAAGTCGATTGAAATTGCACTTAAAAAAGTGTCACCAGCTATTTATTCAGGTGGCGATGGCTTATGGGGCTATGCGGCACCAAAACATCAACTAGCCTCCATTGCGGTAAAAGATTTAATTTCTTCTGATGCTGTACGCAAAAATCCAATTACACTTGGGCCATTTAAATTTGACAATATTGTCAATGGAGAGTCCGTACAGTTTGTTGCCAATGAGCATTATTATAAAGGGAAGCCAAAGATTGAGAAAGTAGTTGTACAAGTTGTCCCTTCAACATCGGTAGGGGAAGCGCTGAAAACGGGGAAATTCGATTTAACATCAGAATTTAGAGCCAATCAATATGATAGTATAAAAAATTTAACGAATATTTCGATATTAGGGCGCCCTGAATTATCATACAGCTATTTAGGCTTTAAGCTTGGACACTATGATCAAGAAAAAGGCGAGAATGTTTATGATGAAAAGGCAAAAATGAATGATGCTGATTTACGTAAAGCGATTGCTTATGCCATGGATATTGAAACGGTAACAGATAAATTTTATCAAGGGTTACGTGTGCGAGCGAACTCCTTAATCCCACCAGCTTTCAAATCTTACTATGATGATACGCTAGAGGGCTATTATTATAATCCTGAAAAGGCAAAAGAACTATTAGATGCAGCAGGCTATAAAGATACAGATGGTGATGGTATTCGCGAAGATAAAGACGGCAATAAGTTTGCCATTCGTTTAGCAGCAATCGCCGGTTCGGATACGGATGAAGCGATTGTGGAGTATTATCGTCAAAATTGGAGAGATGTTGGTTTAGATGTGCAATTAACGACAGGGCGTCTTCTCGAATTCAATAACTTCTACGATAAAGTACAAGCAGATGATCCTGAAATTGATATGTATATGGCTGCATGGGGTACGGGGACAAACCCGTCACCAGCAGGGCTCTATAGTAAAGGAGCCACATTTAACTACAGTCGCTATGTTTCGGATGACCTTACAAAGCTATTAAATAATATTGATTCTGAAGCAGCACTAGATGCACATTATCGTGCACAAGCTTTCCGTGCATGGCAAGTTTATATGAATGATAAGGCAATGGTTATTCCAATGTATTTCCGTACTGAGATTATTCCGGTCAATAAACGCATTAAACACTACACTATTCAATATGGAAATACGACAGAGCAACAAAATATTGAATTACTAGCAGAAACACCACTAAAATAG